Proteins from one Rosa chinensis cultivar Old Blush chromosome 7, RchiOBHm-V2, whole genome shotgun sequence genomic window:
- the LOC112177500 gene encoding BAHD acyltransferase At5g47980 produces MSDNATGNIFWWATVASIPTDEGQTSDNDKLCDPMKLVRESIKGFDNECEDIAGRRDLEPFLSSSIGSKRLRMHSLEVETYAFTSWTKILNEVHFGWGRPCWIGVMGKVGPTFRNLTVFLETQWGKGIEAWVTSEEKQIVIMEKEPQFLAFASPNLHILSM; encoded by the coding sequence ATGTCTGATAATGCCACTGGAAATATTTTTTGGTGGGCAACAGTAGCCAGCATCCCTACTGATGAGGGACAAACTAGTGATAACGATAAGTTGTGTGATCCAATGAAGCTTGTACGTGAATCTATCAAAGGATTTGACAATGAGTGTGAAGACATTGCAGGGAGGAGGGATTTGGAGCCATTTCTGAGTTCTTCGATCGGCAGCAAGAGGTTGCGCATGCATTCTTTAGAAGTGGAAACATATGCATTCACCAGCTGGACTAAGATTCTTAATGAAGTTCATTTTGGATGGGGAAGGCCGTGTTGGATTGGGGTCATGGGGAAAGTTGGACCAACATTTAGGAATCTCACAGTGTTCCTTGAAACACAATGGGGTAAGGGCATTGAAGCATGGGTTACCTCGGAGGAAAAGCAAATAGTTATAATGGAAAAGGAACCTCAGTTTTTAGCATTTGCGTCTCCAAACCTACACATTTTAAGCATGTAA